A stretch of Roseibium porphyridii DNA encodes these proteins:
- a CDS encoding transglutaminase-like cysteine peptidase, protein MEQSATASAVPAANRKVVPKTWQALICAIALQTAGSAAKAEETLPGVDDVQVILQASLLDTARASAKPAALHFSPISTTPTAKPVELQKVRIGPLAKPQVSAPAVKTSAVTVQKPLKRTVLKPTRLFGSLGKSVALSPVSKRWQRALGELNADQKGTASSRHSFRTYTAILDQVKSKRRGLQIPKVNYMVNRLLAYREDHRLWKAGEYWASPVESLNKRAGDCEDYAILKYALLRDLGVKDEDMRVVVLRDTAARQYHAVLSVKHEGKWLILDNRFSRVRFERDLPHYQALYSVNAAGEWSHNPKAGKPVRLAARLKSANK, encoded by the coding sequence ATGGAACAGAGTGCAACCGCGTCGGCAGTGCCGGCAGCGAACAGGAAAGTTGTGCCCAAAACCTGGCAAGCGCTCATATGCGCAATTGCTCTGCAAACGGCTGGTTCTGCCGCGAAAGCGGAAGAGACACTGCCGGGCGTTGACGATGTTCAGGTCATTCTTCAAGCATCCCTGCTTGATACGGCACGTGCATCGGCAAAACCCGCCGCATTGCATTTCTCACCGATTTCAACAACACCGACGGCAAAGCCGGTCGAGTTGCAGAAAGTGCGAATTGGCCCTCTCGCCAAGCCGCAGGTTTCAGCACCGGCTGTAAAGACTTCGGCTGTGACAGTCCAAAAACCCCTTAAACGCACGGTCTTGAAACCGACGCGCTTGTTCGGGTCTCTTGGAAAGTCAGTTGCGCTCAGTCCTGTTAGCAAACGTTGGCAGCGCGCCCTGGGTGAGCTGAACGCCGATCAAAAAGGAACTGCCAGCAGCCGTCACAGTTTTCGCACCTATACCGCCATCCTGGATCAGGTGAAATCCAAGCGCCGCGGCCTGCAGATCCCGAAGGTGAACTACATGGTCAATCGGCTCCTTGCCTATCGCGAGGACCACAGGCTGTGGAAGGCAGGCGAATACTGGGCCAGCCCAGTTGAAAGTCTGAACAAACGTGCGGGCGATTGCGAGGATTACGCAATCCTGAAATACGCCCTGCTGCGAGACCTCGGCGTAAAGGACGAAGACATGCGCGTCGTCGTTCTGCGCGATACGGCTGCACGACAATATCATGCTGTTCTGTCAGTCAAGCATGAGGGCAAATGGCTCATTCTCGACAACCGGTTCTCGCGTGTGCGCTTTGAACGTGATCTCCCGCATTATCAAGCGCTCTACTCGGTCAATGCTGCCGGTGAATGGTCACACAATCCGAAGGCC
- a CDS encoding TolC family outer membrane protein: MRIIPALLMSGCLVDFSFAADLRQVVQEAVSTSPDVLESAANRRARNFEYRRSQGAFLPTVGVSAELGPERLDRPNSFTANENDEWRFSKEFTVTVEQLIFDGLTSVNEVYRQSARVDGAALRVMERSEATALDAVESYVDVLRHTAILSKARMNVAKHRRIYSDVQQRFEGGETGAADLSQARERVAAAEVIVSEVRKSLLDTVAKYERVVGKKPASLAPVKPASLPPGSVTRLVDSAVQTHPTVRAAIADADAAKYEYESTKGNFLPEISLRGQATVGDDIGGIEGRNNEYSGKVVFSWNIFNGGRDAALTNEYGERLTETQIRVDRVRRELKEGIERSYASVSTTTERIKALREQLAANRQVVEGYRQEYDIGQRTLLDVLNAENALFNSEIELISARAIYAFSTYQLRATTGDLLAYLSVSPPPEAIDGQRDNRSIFPQNANFGIEPLRKF, translated from the coding sequence ATGCGTATTATTCCGGCACTCTTGATGAGTGGGTGCTTGGTAGATTTTTCGTTCGCTGCCGACCTCCGGCAAGTCGTTCAGGAGGCGGTTTCGACCAGCCCTGACGTGCTTGAGAGCGCGGCGAACAGACGTGCTCGAAATTTCGAATACCGCAGATCGCAGGGAGCGTTCTTGCCGACAGTCGGCGTTTCTGCCGAACTTGGACCGGAAAGACTGGACCGCCCCAATTCATTCACCGCGAATGAAAACGACGAGTGGCGATTTTCCAAAGAGTTCACGGTAACAGTCGAGCAGCTGATTTTTGACGGACTGACCTCTGTAAATGAAGTCTACCGCCAAAGCGCACGCGTCGATGGAGCAGCCCTGCGCGTCATGGAGCGCTCAGAAGCAACCGCTCTTGATGCTGTAGAATCTTACGTAGACGTTCTGCGCCACACCGCGATCCTTTCAAAGGCTCGCATGAATGTTGCAAAACATCGCCGCATCTACTCCGATGTTCAGCAACGCTTTGAAGGTGGGGAAACTGGCGCTGCCGATCTCTCGCAGGCAAGAGAACGTGTTGCAGCAGCTGAAGTGATCGTCAGTGAAGTTCGCAAGTCTCTGCTCGATACCGTCGCCAAATATGAACGCGTCGTTGGCAAGAAACCTGCCTCTCTTGCACCGGTCAAGCCGGCGAGCCTGCCACCCGGTTCCGTAACCCGGCTGGTTGACAGCGCAGTTCAGACGCACCCCACTGTTCGTGCAGCGATTGCCGACGCGGATGCGGCCAAATACGAATACGAGTCCACCAAGGGCAATTTCCTTCCCGAAATCTCTCTTCGCGGTCAAGCGACCGTAGGCGATGACATTGGCGGGATTGAGGGGCGCAACAACGAATACTCCGGTAAGGTTGTTTTCTCCTGGAACATCTTCAACGGCGGCCGTGACGCTGCTCTGACCAATGAATACGGTGAACGTCTTACTGAAACCCAGATCCGGGTGGATCGTGTCCGCCGGGAGCTCAAAGAAGGCATAGAACGCTCCTACGCCTCTGTAAGCACAACCACGGAACGCATTAAGGCCTTGCGCGAACAGCTTGCAGCCAACCGTCAGGTGGTTGAAGGGTATCGCCAGGAATACGATATCGGCCAAAGGACTCTGCTTGATGTCCTGAACGCTGAGAACGCACTCTTCAACAGTGAAATCGAGTTGATTTCCGCCCGCGCGATCTACGCTTTCTCGACGTATCAGCTGCGTGCCACGACGGGTGACCTCTTGGCCTATTTGAGTGTGTCGCCTCCTCCGGAAGCAATCGATGGTCAGCGCGACAACAGGTCGATTTTCCCGCAGAATGCCAACTTTGGCATCGAGCCATTACGTAAATTCTAA
- a CDS encoding ABC transporter ATP-binding protein, protein MTAISLSAIEKSFGDTKVLEGINLDIADGEFLTLVGPSGCGKSTLLRIIAGLEAPTTGIVKIGGKPVNGIRPANRNLAMVFQSYALYPHLTVAQNMMTPLKLRDLSALKRMPVVGPLIARRSYGAILEQVRETAKVLKIDHLLDRKPGQLSGGQRQRAALGRAMVRKPAAFLMDEPLSNLDAALRIHMRSELAELHRSLRTTFVYVTHDQAEALTMSDRMAVMMDGKILQLGAPDEIYNNPQDIRVAEFVGAPKINLLPGTLDDAGHARCGDMVLARGAENGVVGSVTIGLRPEHLSVCKRGDAESLSGRVVHRENLGADIYLHMSVLDGASRLVARVQPNEGNAISIGDELHVRRLDGCAMVFGKNGKRLDLAATTSHVAEVA, encoded by the coding sequence ATGACGGCGATCTCCTTATCGGCGATTGAGAAAAGCTTTGGCGACACGAAGGTCCTCGAAGGTATCAATCTTGACATTGCGGACGGCGAGTTTCTGACGCTTGTCGGCCCGTCCGGCTGCGGCAAGTCCACGCTTCTTCGCATCATTGCCGGGCTCGAAGCCCCGACAACCGGGATCGTGAAAATTGGCGGAAAGCCGGTCAATGGCATTCGACCCGCCAACCGGAACCTGGCGATGGTCTTCCAGTCCTATGCACTCTACCCGCATCTGACGGTGGCGCAGAACATGATGACGCCGCTCAAGTTGCGGGATCTTTCGGCGTTGAAACGTATGCCTGTTGTTGGGCCCTTGATCGCCCGCAGATCATATGGGGCGATCCTGGAACAGGTGCGGGAAACTGCAAAGGTTCTGAAGATCGATCATTTGCTCGACAGAAAGCCGGGACAACTTTCCGGAGGTCAGCGCCAGCGGGCGGCACTCGGCCGGGCAATGGTGCGCAAACCGGCCGCGTTCCTGATGGACGAGCCTCTTTCAAACCTCGATGCTGCGTTGCGCATTCACATGCGCTCTGAGCTTGCCGAATTGCATCGATCTCTCAGAACCACCTTTGTCTATGTCACTCACGACCAGGCCGAAGCATTGACCATGTCGGACCGGATGGCGGTGATGATGGACGGCAAGATCCTGCAGCTCGGAGCGCCGGACGAGATCTACAACAATCCGCAGGACATTCGCGTCGCCGAGTTTGTCGGGGCGCCAAAAATCAATCTCCTGCCGGGCACTCTGGATGATGCCGGTCACGCCCGTTGCGGAGATATGGTTCTTGCAAGGGGGGCCGAGAACGGTGTGGTCGGCTCGGTGACAATAGGCCTGAGGCCAGAGCATCTGTCAGTTTGCAAGAGGGGAGACGCAGAATCCCTGAGCGGCAGAGTGGTTCACCGCGAAAATCTTGGCGCGGACATTTACCTCCACATGTCCGTGCTTGATGGGGCTTCCCGTCTGGTGGCCAGGGTTCAACCGAACGAAGGCAACGCCATTTCCATCGGCGACGAACTGCATGTCAGACGATTGGACGGTTGTGCAATGGTTTTTGGCAAAAACGGAAAACGCCTCGACCTGGCGGCAACCACCTCACACGTGGCGGAGGTTGCGTGA
- a CDS encoding carbohydrate ABC transporter permease, which produces MQTSKAHFWFVGPALFLMVVILLLPILVAGALSFTSYSLGNPGVDFVGLENYEKIFTRSTYEKMFGATFRYVFVVVPLSVGLGLGAALLINSVGRFGDFYKTVYFLPVMAALIAMAIVWEFAFHPTIGIVNATLERGCGSLLEAWSWFARGCERGFPLWLTDRDYAIWTVAFIGVWQGFGFNMVLYLAGLTSVPRELYHAAEMDGARSAWDRFRLVTWPMLGPTTVFVVTISFIRSFQVFDTVEAFYPQGGGPSKSVYVMMFAIYEKAIQQNLMGIGAAITVVFLAFVMFLTVLQRWLVERRVHYT; this is translated from the coding sequence ATGCAAACCAGCAAGGCGCATTTTTGGTTTGTCGGACCGGCCTTGTTCTTGATGGTCGTCATTCTGCTGTTACCCATTCTGGTGGCCGGTGCCTTGAGTTTTACCAGCTACAGTCTGGGCAATCCCGGTGTGGACTTCGTCGGGTTGGAAAACTACGAGAAGATTTTCACTCGCTCCACCTACGAAAAGATGTTCGGGGCCACTTTTCGCTACGTCTTTGTTGTGGTGCCCTTGTCAGTCGGTTTGGGGTTGGGCGCGGCATTGCTCATCAACTCAGTCGGGCGCTTTGGCGACTTCTACAAGACTGTTTATTTTCTGCCGGTAATGGCAGCACTGATTGCCATGGCAATTGTCTGGGAATTCGCATTCCATCCGACGATTGGCATAGTCAATGCCACGCTTGAGCGCGGATGCGGATCTTTGCTTGAAGCCTGGAGCTGGTTCGCGCGCGGCTGCGAGCGTGGTTTTCCGTTGTGGCTCACAGATCGGGATTACGCCATCTGGACGGTTGCATTTATCGGCGTCTGGCAGGGCTTCGGCTTCAACATGGTGCTTTACCTTGCCGGCCTGACCTCGGTTCCACGCGAGCTTTATCATGCGGCGGAAATGGATGGCGCGCGATCGGCCTGGGACAGGTTTCGCCTGGTGACCTGGCCGATGCTGGGGCCGACAACGGTATTTGTCGTCACGATATCCTTCATCCGTTCGTTCCAGGTGTTTGACACTGTCGAGGCGTTTTACCCGCAGGGCGGGGGACCATCGAAATCCGTCTACGTGATGATGTTCGCAATCTATGAAAAGGCCATCCAGCAAAACCTGATGGGTATTGGGGCAGCGATCACCGTCGTGTTTCTGGCATTTGTCATGTTTTTGACGGTACTCCAGCGTTGGCTCGTGGAAAGAAGGGTGCACTACACATGA
- a CDS encoding type I secretion system permease/ATPase: protein MSGDTNDICGDKANEPVPDMLQQDTDQKTPEAVSQSPKKPDQLAEALKYIARVHGYHVTDSVIWNGLPKTQDTLSIGILSRAAANCGLKILPDKKDLDAIPLAALPCIVATKHSEMLVLTAVDFERGTVELASAEYATGTLRRSLDDFLNDYSGYAIFVQPSVDKTGVSERALGGQGHWFWSTISSYWRDYAHVALAALLINLLALASPLFTMNVYDRVVPNFAIPTLWALAIGVILTLIFDFILKVARGQIINVAGKQADNELASKVFAHALAIDFEKRPVSSGQFANHIREFETVREFITSSSLVSIIDVFFIGIFVAVLFLLVGPIAIVPLIAIPIVLGISLLVQAPLSGAIEKSHNESAIRHSILVESIANLDTVRALNAEGRMQTKWERSVAASSAAIMTGRFWALIAQSGTGLVQASVSIGIIVWGVYLISSGDITMGALIAAMMLSGRVLAPLANVANTLTRLRQTMHSFKILNEIMQTETERKPGRTYINKRIASGSVEFKGVSFRYPEAEDDSLKNISFKIAPGETVGLIGRVGSGKSTIGRLTSGLYYPSNGAVLIDGTDTRQFDPADLRSNVGFLSQDNVLFSGTVRENISAGDPFADDDALIQAARTAGVEEFVAQNPLGYDLQVGEGGRFLSGGQKQAVALARILLRKPRVLFLDEPSSHLDLASERRLIARLNENKSADTTVIISTHRMSLVELTDRLITLDYGKLALDGPRQDVLKKLQELGAVNNQNTRGTV, encoded by the coding sequence ATGTCAGGCGATACTAACGACATATGCGGTGACAAAGCCAACGAGCCAGTGCCCGATATGCTGCAGCAAGACACCGACCAGAAGACCCCGGAAGCGGTCTCACAGTCTCCGAAAAAGCCAGACCAGCTTGCCGAGGCCCTGAAGTATATTGCGCGCGTCCACGGTTATCATGTCACAGATTCTGTGATCTGGAACGGGCTGCCAAAAACGCAAGACACTCTTTCAATTGGCATTTTAAGCCGAGCCGCTGCGAATTGCGGCCTCAAGATCTTGCCCGACAAAAAAGATCTGGACGCTATTCCGCTGGCCGCCCTGCCCTGCATTGTGGCAACCAAACACTCAGAAATGCTGGTCCTGACGGCCGTCGATTTTGAACGCGGCACCGTTGAGCTTGCATCTGCTGAATACGCAACAGGAACCCTGCGCCGGTCACTGGATGATTTTTTGAACGACTACAGCGGGTACGCAATTTTCGTTCAGCCGTCTGTCGATAAAACCGGTGTAAGCGAACGCGCGCTTGGTGGACAGGGACATTGGTTCTGGAGCACGATTTCGTCCTACTGGCGTGACTATGCTCATGTCGCTCTTGCGGCACTGCTCATCAATCTCCTTGCTCTCGCCTCACCGCTCTTCACAATGAACGTCTATGACCGCGTCGTTCCGAATTTTGCAATCCCGACGCTTTGGGCGTTGGCCATCGGCGTTATTCTCACCCTCATATTCGACTTCATTTTGAAGGTCGCACGGGGACAGATCATCAATGTCGCCGGCAAACAGGCCGACAATGAATTGGCAAGCAAAGTCTTCGCCCACGCGCTTGCCATTGATTTTGAAAAAAGACCCGTCAGCTCAGGTCAATTCGCAAACCACATTCGTGAATTCGAAACTGTCAGGGAATTCATCACGTCTTCCTCGCTGGTGTCGATCATAGATGTGTTCTTCATCGGCATCTTTGTTGCGGTGCTGTTCTTGCTTGTCGGTCCAATCGCGATCGTTCCTCTGATCGCAATTCCCATCGTTCTGGGCATCAGCCTTTTGGTGCAGGCTCCTTTGTCAGGTGCAATTGAGAAATCCCACAACGAGAGCGCAATAAGACATTCAATCCTGGTGGAAAGCATTGCGAACCTTGATACGGTGCGGGCTCTCAATGCCGAAGGCCGTATGCAGACCAAGTGGGAGCGATCCGTCGCTGCCAGCAGCGCCGCCATCATGACAGGCCGTTTCTGGGCCCTGATTGCGCAGTCCGGTACGGGTCTTGTGCAAGCGTCCGTGTCAATCGGTATCATTGTCTGGGGCGTCTATCTCATTTCCAGCGGCGACATCACAATGGGTGCTCTGATCGCAGCCATGATGCTTTCGGGCCGTGTTCTGGCGCCGCTCGCCAATGTCGCCAATACCTTGACCCGTCTGAGACAGACCATGCATTCGTTCAAGATCCTGAACGAAATCATGCAGACCGAGACGGAACGCAAGCCCGGCAGAACCTATATCAACAAACGCATCGCCTCAGGTTCAGTTGAATTCAAAGGCGTCAGCTTCCGCTATCCGGAAGCAGAAGACGACAGCCTGAAAAACATCTCTTTCAAAATTGCACCGGGTGAAACCGTCGGATTGATCGGTCGGGTCGGCTCCGGAAAGAGCACGATCGGGCGCCTCACTTCCGGGCTCTATTATCCCTCCAACGGTGCGGTACTGATAGACGGCACCGATACCCGGCAGTTCGATCCCGCGGATCTGAGGTCCAATGTCGGCTTCCTCTCGCAGGACAATGTGCTTTTCAGCGGCACAGTCCGCGAGAACATCAGCGCAGGAGACCCCTTTGCCGATGACGATGCGCTGATCCAGGCCGCCAGAACCGCCGGCGTTGAAGAATTTGTTGCGCAGAACCCGCTCGGCTATGACCTCCAGGTCGGTGAAGGCGGCAGGTTCTTGTCCGGCGGGCAAAAACAGGCCGTCGCATTGGCGAGAATTCTTTTGCGCAAACCACGGGTATTGTTTCTGGATGAACCCTCCAGTCATCTGGATCTCGCATCGGAGCGCCGGTTGATCGCACGTCTCAACGAGAACAAAAGCGCCGACACAACCGTGATCATCAGCACGCACCGCATGAGCCTTGTCGAACTGACGGATCGTCTGATTACGCTTGACTACGGCAAGCTAGCGCTGGATGGGCCCCGCCAGGATGTCTTGAAGAAACTTCAGGAGCTGGGAGCCGTGAACAATCAGAACACGCGGGGGACAGTATAA
- a CDS encoding HlyD family type I secretion periplasmic adaptor subunit, protein MASGDWNYANDIRDIIQTRPPRYTTNVIRIGLVLFVVALLWAYFASIEEVTRGDGRVIPSRQIQVVQAPDTGIVEKIFVREGDIVEQGQALIEIDDTTFSSQLGEIRQRRWALMARIARLDSEADQLPLEFPELLTKAVPELIEEEENVYRDKKISLDNELSVLRNQASQKEQEYQELLATETKLDSVIEILKREVEINQRLFERKVLPEIEFLRLQRQLKESEGELAVTKASVQRALAAKEEAKERSRNATSTFVSEARQQLAEARGELAVINESMKGAADRVRRTELVSPVKGIVNKLNITTIGAVVQPAADLVEIVPLEDTLLIEAQIRPKDVAFLHPGQKAQVKITAYDFSVYGGLEGFLERISADTTEDEEGNRFFRVMIRTDKNYLGSDTDPLPIIPGMVASIDILTGEKTVLDYILKPIKKVRDEALRER, encoded by the coding sequence ATGGCCTCCGGCGATTGGAACTACGCAAACGATATTCGGGACATCATCCAGACACGTCCACCAAGATATACGACCAATGTCATTCGCATCGGTCTGGTGCTTTTCGTGGTCGCGCTTCTCTGGGCCTATTTCGCCTCGATTGAAGAGGTCACAAGAGGCGATGGCCGTGTCATCCCCTCCAGACAGATCCAGGTCGTGCAGGCGCCGGACACCGGCATCGTGGAGAAGATATTTGTCCGTGAAGGCGACATCGTTGAACAGGGGCAGGCGCTGATTGAAATAGACGATACGACATTCTCCTCTCAACTTGGCGAAATCAGACAACGCCGATGGGCCCTGATGGCGCGCATTGCCAGACTTGACTCAGAAGCGGACCAGCTTCCGCTGGAGTTCCCTGAACTCCTGACCAAGGCGGTTCCGGAACTGATTGAGGAAGAAGAGAACGTCTACCGCGACAAGAAGATAAGCCTGGACAACGAACTGAGCGTTTTGCGCAATCAGGCTTCGCAGAAAGAGCAGGAATATCAGGAACTGTTGGCAACGGAAACCAAGCTGGATTCCGTGATCGAGATCCTCAAGCGGGAAGTTGAAATCAACCAACGGCTTTTTGAGCGCAAGGTGCTTCCCGAAATTGAGTTCCTGCGCCTTCAGCGGCAATTGAAGGAGAGCGAAGGCGAACTCGCCGTCACCAAGGCATCCGTGCAGCGCGCCCTTGCCGCCAAGGAAGAAGCCAAGGAGCGCTCACGCAACGCGACCTCGACCTTCGTATCGGAGGCGCGCCAGCAGCTGGCTGAGGCGCGTGGTGAGCTCGCGGTGATCAACGAAAGCATGAAAGGCGCGGCCGATCGCGTGCGCCGGACGGAACTTGTCTCCCCTGTCAAAGGCATTGTGAACAAGCTGAACATCACGACAATAGGTGCAGTCGTGCAACCGGCTGCAGATCTGGTGGAAATTGTTCCCCTAGAAGACACGCTTTTAATTGAAGCGCAGATCCGCCCGAAAGACGTTGCATTTTTACATCCTGGCCAAAAGGCTCAGGTCAAGATTACCGCTTACGATTTCTCAGTTTATGGCGGACTTGAGGGATTCCTGGAACGTATCAGTGCAGATACCACGGAAGATGAAGAAGGTAATCGCTTCTTCCGGGTTATGATTAGAACAGATAAAAATTATCTTGGTTCAGATACTGATCCTTTACCAATAATACCAGGAATGGTGGCATCCATAGATATATTAACCGGTGAGAAAACGGTTCTGGATTACATCTTAAAGCCGATCAAAAAGGTACGGGACGAAGCACTCAGGGAGCGCTGA
- a CDS encoding LysR family transcriptional regulator, which yields MTASPSPYQIKAFTFAARERSISNAAEALGVTQSSVTQHISKLEMLMGTQLFIRRRSGLELTRAGRELFAVSDRLATMEQLVSEKISDYSALTDGHIRLIANAPRPAMPIIAQYGRLHPKVQIDFTLYNWTTAMTLLGERQVDIAIVTEPDEGQSIVTHELRRSRYMAHIQKDHPLAGRQKISLADLQRETLVLPEDGSLTQKITRSKLRDHGLEFPRILRTTTFPMVKEAILHGLGIGLLLEKSLYPSENIVAVPVEEMPEEYRDCLAIPADKRELRLIQSFLDAAIEVRASNMI from the coding sequence ATGACAGCCTCGCCAAGCCCTTATCAGATCAAGGCCTTTACCTTCGCTGCCCGCGAGCGAAGCATCTCCAATGCGGCAGAGGCACTCGGTGTCACGCAATCGTCAGTCACCCAACATATTTCCAAGTTGGAAATGCTTATGGGAACGCAGCTTTTCATACGCCGCAGAAGCGGACTTGAACTCACAAGGGCCGGAAGAGAGCTCTTTGCGGTGTCGGACCGCCTTGCGACCATGGAGCAGCTCGTCAGTGAGAAGATAAGCGACTACAGCGCCCTCACCGACGGACACATCCGCCTGATCGCCAACGCTCCGCGCCCCGCAATGCCTATCATTGCCCAATATGGAAGGCTCCATCCCAAAGTTCAGATCGATTTCACGCTCTACAACTGGACGACGGCCATGACTCTGCTGGGTGAACGGCAAGTCGACATCGCCATCGTTACAGAGCCTGACGAAGGCCAGTCTATTGTAACCCACGAATTACGGCGTTCCAGATATATGGCCCACATACAGAAAGACCATCCTTTGGCCGGTCGCCAAAAAATCTCGCTCGCTGATCTTCAGCGCGAGACTTTGGTTTTGCCCGAAGACGGCTCCCTCACGCAGAAGATCACCCGCTCAAAACTGCGCGACCATGGCCTGGAGTTTCCCAGGATATTGCGCACGACAACCTTTCCAATGGTGAAGGAGGCGATCCTTCATGGACTCGGCATCGGGCTGCTTTTGGAGAAAAGCCTTTATCCTTCCGAGAATATTGTCGCCGTTCCGGTAGAAGAGATGCCGGAAGAATACCGCGACTGTCTTGCCATTCCGGCAGACAAGCGTGAGCTCAGACTCATTCAAAGCTTCCTCGACGCCGCGATCGAAGTACGAGCCAGCAACATGATCTGA